In the genome of Globicephala melas chromosome 3, mGloMel1.2, whole genome shotgun sequence, one region contains:
- the LOC132596973 gene encoding uncharacterized protein — translation MWGMIVTGQTASGTTGSLAVTREGTRKRQAGGTGGAVGGTGSSGPREPDVNGSAGLEQNPPSLACGLKLAGSSFNKLNRKNRLHVSRLDAVPGSAAACDCGLDSRELSLGSQRGALGCAPGRQASSLRELGPRCFAHGRGGRSGLWSVSVRTYTWLLLLSVALQAGFKEKGRHAGPTGGRCLWNKSAWTCPFQGAVVSWRPSSGKRQKRARAWAPGPPRKAAAAQAKAPSTSVLGLPGAGQAERRRGPKSCARAARGRCGPRLPPRPHRGGPGAVPGHRRAAGFPTCLLPRRFDSGKKDNNPGAFQ, via the exons ATGTGGGGAATGATTGTCACTGGACAGACCGCCTCTGGCACGACGGGAAGCCTCGCTGTCACTCGGGAAGGGACGAGAAAACGACAGGCTGGTGGCACGGGCGGCGCAGTCGGCGGCACAGGTAGCTCAG GTCCAAGGGAACCAGATGTAAACGGCAGTGCCGGGCTTGAGCAGAACCCACCCTCCTTGGCCTGCGG ATTAAAGTTGGCTGGGTCTTCTTTTAACAAACTCAATCGAAAGAACAGGCTGCATGTGTCGAGGCTCGACGCGGTGCCTGGGAGCGCGGCCGCCTGCGACTGTGGCCTGGATTCGCGGGAACTGAGTCTCGGGTCACAGCGGGGAGCGCTCGGCTGCGCCCCGGGCCGCCAGGCCTCCTCTCTCCGAGAGCTGGGACCTAGATGCTTCGCTCACGGTCGTGGAGGGCGTTCAGGCCTGTGGAGCGTCTCGGTCCGGACGTACACTTGGCTTCTGTTGCTTTCAGTTGCCCTCCAAGCTGGATTTAAAGAGAAGGGCCGGCACGCAGGGCCAACCGG TGGCCGATGCCTTTGGAACAAGTCGGCGTGGACATGCCCGTTTCAAGGAGCTGTGGTTTCCTGGAGGCCAAGCTCTGGGAAACGGCAGAAACGCGCGCGGGCTTGGGCTCCGGGTCCTCCCCGGAAAGCGGCGGCGGCGCAGGCCAAGGCGCCCTCCACCTCCGTCCTGGGGCTCCCGGGAGCCGGGCAGGCTGAGCGGCGACGCGGCCCGAAGTCGTGCGCGCGGGCGGCGAGGGGGCGCTGTGGCCCGCGGCTGCCGCCTCGTCCCCATCGCGGTGGCCCCGGCGCTGTCCCCGGCCACCGACGGGCGGCGGGCTTCCCGACCTGCCTCCTCCCACGTCGGTTTGATTCGGGGAAGAAGGACAATAACCCTGGAGCATTTCAATAA